In one window of Gammaproteobacteria bacterium DNA:
- a CDS encoding helix-turn-helix domain-containing protein — translation MNKVAILSYQNVSLFELGCATEFFTLPRPEYDNWYQGEVVSFTDSLVSSAGGIELRVKKIDNLADYNILVIPSWDPINPELSEHIKQLVVDFHQQGGKLLSFCSGSFFIAQCGLLAGRDATTHWRYADRFKQNYPDVRFVKDVLYVYQDRIGCSAGSAAALDFCLEVVRRDFSHQIANQIARRLVIPAHRDGGQSQFVETPMVEHQSLFASTLDWAIENLQRPMSIDEMATKSAMSRRSFDRHFRASIGMSPKEWLTSQRLQLAKSLLESTSHTIEHISEQTGFNNAMNMRHYFRQQLLISPSQYRRQFSTRPTNTTA, via the coding sequence ATCAATAAAGTCGCGATATTAAGCTATCAAAATGTCTCTTTGTTTGAGCTAGGGTGTGCTACTGAATTTTTTACCCTGCCCAGACCCGAGTATGACAACTGGTATCAAGGTGAAGTGGTCAGCTTTACTGACTCGCTCGTCTCATCGGCCGGCGGCATTGAACTGCGCGTTAAAAAAATTGATAACTTAGCTGACTATAATATTTTGGTTATTCCAAGCTGGGATCCCATCAATCCCGAATTATCCGAGCACATAAAGCAATTGGTTGTCGATTTTCATCAGCAAGGCGGCAAGCTATTATCTTTTTGCTCCGGCTCTTTTTTCATTGCACAATGTGGCCTGTTGGCCGGCCGAGATGCCACCACTCACTGGCGTTATGCCGACAGGTTTAAACAAAACTATCCCGACGTCCGATTTGTTAAAGATGTACTTTATGTTTATCAAGATCGCATTGGCTGCTCAGCAGGCAGTGCTGCAGCGCTCGATTTTTGTCTTGAAGTGGTCAGGCGAGACTTTAGCCATCAAATTGCCAACCAGATAGCTCGGCGTTTGGTGATCCCAGCCCACCGTGATGGCGGTCAATCGCAATTTGTCGAAACCCCGATGGTCGAACATCAGTCGCTGTTTGCCAGTACTTTAGACTGGGCGATTGAAAATTTACAGCGCCCAATGAGTATTGACGAAATGGCGACAAAATCAGCCATGTCACGGCGTAGTTTTGATCGCCATTTTAGAGCAAGTATTGGAATGAGTCCCAAAGAATGGCTGACAAGCCAACGATTGCAACTGGCCAAATCCTTGTTAGAAAGTACTAGCCACACTATCGAGCATATATCAGAGCAAACGGGCTTTAATAATGCGATGAACATGCGACATTATTTCCGCCAACAACTGTTGATTTCACCAAGCCAATATCGACGCCAATTTTCGACGAGACCAACCAATACCACAGCTTAA
- a CDS encoding rhodanese-like domain-containing protein: MSSAVSRPAAAVSADALAHFENLLKYETDCWDVHHAISNNRQDFVLFDVRGTVMYQQAHIAGALSMPVQKITAESLVGFADNSFFVVYCAGPHCNATEKAAIRLAKLNRPVKKMIGGVTGWLDEGFSLVQADVSSLQSVTVE; encoded by the coding sequence ATGTCATCAGCCGTCTCTAGGCCCGCTGCAGCAGTTAGTGCAGACGCGTTAGCCCATTTTGAAAACTTACTTAAATATGAAACGGATTGCTGGGATGTTCACCATGCCATCAGCAATAACCGGCAAGACTTCGTGTTGTTTGATGTCAGAGGTACGGTTATGTATCAACAAGCTCATATCGCTGGAGCGCTTAGCATGCCAGTGCAAAAAATTACGGCTGAGTCTTTGGTGGGTTTCGCCGACAATAGCTTCTTTGTGGTTTACTGCGCCGGGCCACATTGCAATGCCACCGAAAAAGCGGCGATTAGATTGGCAAAACTTAATCGGCCGGTCAAAAAAATGATTGGCGGTGTTACTGGCTGGTTAGATGAGGGGTTCTCTTTGGTTCAAGCTGATGTGTCTTCACTGCAATCCGTTACTGTCGAATAA